A stretch of the Streptomyces venezuelae genome encodes the following:
- a CDS encoding response regulator transcription factor — MQRILVVDDEPEVRAAIEDGLAVEGYEVRGAADGLAALTEVVSWQPDALVLDVRMPVLDGLAVCRRLRALGDRTPVLVLTALDSVSDRVDGLDAGADDYLVKPFALDELVARIRALLRRAAPDPVGGGPLGFGDLVLDPETRTGRRGDRPLEFSRTEAALLELLLRHPGQVLPRELILDLVWGQDFGPESNSLAVYVGYLRRKLEAGGEPRLVHTVHGVGYRLAAA, encoded by the coding sequence ATGCAACGGATTCTGGTGGTGGACGACGAGCCCGAGGTGCGGGCCGCGATCGAGGACGGGCTGGCCGTCGAGGGGTACGAGGTGCGCGGCGCCGCCGACGGGCTGGCGGCCCTGACGGAGGTGGTGTCCTGGCAGCCGGACGCACTCGTCCTGGACGTCCGGATGCCGGTGCTCGACGGGCTCGCGGTGTGCCGGCGGCTGCGCGCGCTGGGCGACCGTACGCCGGTCCTGGTGCTCACCGCCCTGGACTCGGTCAGCGACCGGGTGGACGGCCTGGACGCGGGCGCGGACGACTATCTGGTGAAGCCGTTCGCCCTGGACGAGCTGGTGGCCCGGATCCGCGCCCTGCTGCGGCGGGCCGCCCCCGATCCGGTCGGCGGCGGACCGCTCGGCTTCGGGGACCTGGTCCTGGACCCGGAGACCCGGACCGGACGCCGGGGGGACCGGCCGCTGGAGTTCAGCCGTACCGAGGCGGCCCTGCTGGAACTGCTGCTGAGGCATCCCGGTCAGGTGCTGCCGCGGGAGCTGATCCTCGACCTGGTGTGGGGACAGGACTTCGGGCCGGAGTCGAACTCCCTCGCCGTGTACGTCGGTTACCTGCGGCGGAAGCTGGAGGCGGGCGGCGAGCCGCGGCTGGTGCACACCGTGCACGGGGTCGGCTACCGCCTGGCCGCGGCATGA